One region of Oryzias latipes chromosome 6, ASM223467v1 genomic DNA includes:
- the ankrd34c gene encoding ankyrin repeat domain-containing protein 34C has protein sequence MLKRSVTGWEMADILELRTDGNSLLKAVWLRRLRLTRLLLEGGAYINESNERGETPLMVACMSTHSDPQSVSKSKLVKYLLDNQADPNIQDKAGRTALMHACIHKAGHEVVGHLLSNGADPSLDDRTGASALVYAINADDKETLKLLLDACKAKGKEVIIITTDKSPSGTKTTKQYLNVPPSPELVERSSSEYCASPSDIDVTASPASEQEHQNTVFSFQTKIKSSGAAAKLTNGPTSPTRRPANPKRARLPQLKRLQSEPWGLIAPSVLAAAAAHEESKKASSDEDAVAGVNGLSLSKRSTLSRQNSVDGKDSLLPLVGDQACKMTPSLSVPPTSKQSYERSMGQHQTLARRSTVPTEQESSSCNTGLISLRDTMHRRRLGNDHYDSDSQLYSDSAMLDSPKVPVERRKLNTSPLALLTSSRESLDSNANTSSPSSARRPVPGLLERRGSGTLLLDYISHTRPGHLPPLNINPNPPIPDIGASNKPSSPLATGIRSIAPVAPNTPKRGGFKSKKKLVRRHSMQVEQMKQLSDFEELAH, from the coding sequence ATGCTGAAAAGATCCGTGACTGGCTGGGAAATGGCTGACATTCTGGAGCTGCGCACAGACGGAAACTCTCTCCTGAAGGCTGTGTGGCTCAGACGCTTGAGACTCACCAGGCTACTGTTGGAAGGAGGCGCGTACATCAATGAGAGCAACGAACGAGGGGAGACGCCCCTTATGGTGGCCTGCATGTCAACACACTCAGACCCACAGAGTGTAAGCAAGTCCAAACTGGTCAAGTATCTGTTGGACAACCAGGCAGACCCTAACATACAGGACAAGGCAGGCCGGACAGCTCTGATGCACGCCTGCATCCATAAAGCGGGTCATGAGGTGGTGGGGCACCTGTTGAGCAATGGGGCTGATCCCAGTCTGGACGACAGAACCGGAGCTTCAGCTCTCGTCTACGCCATCAATGCTGACGATAAGGAGACATTAAAATTACTCTTGGATGCTTGTAAAGCTAAAGGGAAGGAGGTGATTATAATCACTACAGACAAGTCCCCATCTGGCACTAAAACTACCAAACAGTATCTAAATGTTCCTCCGTCTCCAGAGTTGGTTGAGAGGTCATCTTCAGAATATTGTGCCTCTCCTTCCGATATTGATGTTACTGCATCTCCTGCATCTGAGCAGGAGCATCAAAACACAGTCTTCAGCTTCCAGACCAAGATAAAGTCCTCTGGTGCAGCTGCCAAGCTCACAAACGGACCCACTTCTCCGACTCGCCGTCCGGCAAACCCCAAGCGAGCGCGTTTGCCTCAGCTGAAGCGGCTCCAATCAGAACCCTGGGGGCTAATTGCTCCCTCCGTCCTGGCTGCAGCCGCTGCCCATGAGGAGAGCAAAAAGGCCAGCTCCGATGAGGATGCTGTTGCTGGGGTGAACGGACTATCTCTGAGTAAAAGGTCAACGCTATCACGACAAAACAGTGTGGACGGCAAGGATAGCCTTCTACCCCTGGTAGGTGACCAGGCCTGCAAAATGACGCCCTCATTATCAGTTCCTCCAACATCTAAACAGTCGTACGAAAGATCTATGGGCCAGCACCAGACACTGGCTCGCCGCAGTACCGTGCCCACAGAGCAggagagcagcagctgcaacaCCGGACTCATCAGTCTGAGAGACACAATGCACCGGAGACGTCTTGGAAATGATCACTATGACTCAGACTCTCAGCTCTACTCCGACTCAGCCATGTTAGACTCTCCTAAAGTCCCAGTGGAGCGAAGGAAGCTCAACACTTCACCACTCGCGTTGCTCACCAGTTCCAGGGAGTCTCTGGATAGCAACGCCAACACGTCTTCTCCCAGCTCTGCACGCAGGCCTGTGCCCGGCCTCTTGGAGCGGAGAGGCTCGGGCACGCTGCTTCTGGACTACATCTCCCACACCCGGCCTGGCCACCTACCCCCTTTGAACATCAACCCGAACCCTCCTATTCCTGACATCGGGGCCAGCAACAAGCCCTCCTCGCCTCTGGCCACAGGAATCCGATCCATAGCTCCAGTAGCACCAAACACACCAAAGAGAGGAGGTTTCAAGTCAAAGAAAAAGCTCGTGAGAAGGCACTCTATGCAAGTGGAACAGATGAAGCAGCTTTCAGATTTCGAAGAGCTTGCTCATTAG